The nucleotide window CCTCAGAAGATAAATTTAGAGGGGATGAAACTAACCTATATCAGATTTGGAAGATGATGAAGTAGATGATCAATAGCCATAAAATAAATCTTAAGGTCCTCCAGAGAAAACTGCAATCCAAGCTTTGACCATCTCATGAAAGCATACCATCGCCACACTTGCAACTCCAGAAAACATTTGCGTGACCACAGCAAACTGCAACAAAGTCAAAGACACTACGGCGGCTACTGTGTCAGGAACAAAGCTAAAAATAGGCAGTCATACATGCTTTGTCAATTTGAACAACATTTATACATTAGTTTACTTCCACATGAATGGTACATGCATTGTATTAGCATTGAAACAAACCCCCATATCCAAAGTATAATATTCGTCTGGAGAGAAGGAACGCCGTAATTAACTAAGCGCGGTTTCACCGGAGAAAATTTTGTTAGATAGTTGTAAGGTCTTGGGATCAAAAACCAGTCTTCATCACTTACGCCTGCGAAAATTTAAAAAAGAAGTTAGAAGACTATTATATCAAGAATGCTCAGATGCAAGCAGCAAAGCATGTCATCTTCTCATGGGTTTGCTTACAATTCAAGAATCAATCTTCAAAGACAAGCTGGGGGCAGCGGTCTGATAAGTTTGCTGAACCTCATTTCTCAGAAGAGGCAGCCTAGCTGGGACAAAGTCATCATCGCTGTCATAATCAATTGAACTGTCTGGTCCGAGAGCCCTAAGCACCATAGCCGTGAAGATAGAAAATGCCTGGAAATCAAAGTCTGACTTTACCAAACATCCCCCAAGTGAAGAACTTTCATTTTGAAATATATGTTGAAAAAGCTTGCACGAACAAGAATTACACCAAGTAGACAAAATAGATTTTCAAGTAGTGTACTTGTGACATCTGACACAAGACATTTTACTTTAGTGCACTATGGTAATGTATAAACCTGTACATACACTTAGACGACGGACCCATGTCGTGGTAAGATCAAGAAGCTGAAACTGGTAATACATGTTGAGCCAAAACAGTCTTTGATAGAGACACTAAATCAAGATCGCAAAACTCACAACCCAACAAAGAAATGGTCATGAAACATTATCCAGGAATGCACAACATGAAGAGCTAACCTCAAAAGGAATACTAACGCCCTAATATCCATGAGAAGTTCAAGTGGGATGGAAAAAGTATCAAGATCCAGCAAAAGATGTATCTCTAGCCAGAAAACGAAAATCTAAGATGATGTTGAAAGAATCAGCAAAAATCATGTCACATCAATGAAAGAGCAACTCTCCTTAACCTATGGATAACCAGATAGGTCTGAGTAACCCTGAAGCCCAACCACAATGTGAACCTAGTATTAAGTTATAGATACCTAAATCGGATTCATTAAACTACCAATATGTAGGATTTGTATGTATTCGGCACAAATTTGATCATGTCCGCTCATACGTGAAAAAAAATGTCCTTGGCATAATTTATACAAAGAATTATAAGAGAGCATAAATTTTAAGAAAGTAACACCGAAAGAACTTGAAGAAAACAGACCCTAAGTCTGCATTGTAGAAGATATATATGGGCACTGTACCAATCACATGTGCATGATCGAGAGACTTGTTTCACTTTGTGAAAGAATGTCCTCACACTGTTTTCCAAATGCAGATTAATAGTAGCAAAATAATATAACACTACCTAAATAGACTAACTAACTAACTAGCAGCCACTGAACCTTCACTTCTCAATGTTTAGAGTTTGGGTTTATAATTCAATAATCCTGACAGGTAACAGAATGAAAGTAAAGTTGCCACAAGCAAATGCATAAATGAGAACAGATTACTCACTTGTGCAGCCACAACCAACAAACCTATCCATTTACACATTTCAAAATTTGATCTCACAAAATTCTTTAGCTCATCAAATTTTCCCGTCGGATCCTCTGGGAAATCCTGATGCATAGGGAGTATAGGATATGAAAATGTATGTAAAACATACCTAGAGTAAATTTTCTAAATAAGAAATTCAGGGCGATTCTTACCTCTTCCCATTCTCTGTTCAGAAATATATCTGCAATTAATGCAGCCTCCATCATGACAAGCAGAAACACAAATGCCATGTACTGCACTGCTGGTTAAGGTTAACAAGAAAGAGCTAACAAGAAACTCTGAAATCAAATTTGGTTATTAACATTCTTCATACAAATTTGACTTATTGCCAGACCAAGAAACACTCATCTCAATTTGGCTTCAAAGCTCACTCATTTAAAATATGCAATGCATTATTCTCATATAAGCATCATCACATCTTATTATAATAAACCTGCAATGTGCTTGTCAGGTTTTAAAAAGCCGTAAAATTCTAACAGATCCTGTAGATAATACACCAAAAGGGTAAATGAGGATATCAAAGGAATAATATCCACATCTACCTGAAATTTAGGAACTCATATTCTCTGATTTTTCATATTGTAGAATCCATTCCATCAATATACCTAAGTTCTACAAGGCAAGCAGCAAGGGGGAGATTTCTCTAGATAAGCATGctatgaaactctataaataggtaaATGAACAGAGAAGAAACACAAGATGGTTGCCTTGAAAGATACCAACGTAAGTACAGACAAAAAGAACATTGACACTCCATTTCACTACTAGAAGAAACGAAAATCCATCTCACTTGTGAAATGGGTTCACCATCACTATGGGATGTAGAGCAGACAGATGTAAAGTTCTGAGAGAAAAGAAATGCAACCCATTCTAGTGTAAGAGAAACATCTCGAATTTGGATTTAGAATGAGAGCAGAAGTGTGAAGAACGTAAGATGCTAAAGACATCCAATATGCTTATAAATATTAGTTTCTTGTAGCCCTTGGGTGTAATCTTGCAATATATACTTTATTTTCTGTGATAATAAATTGTCCCTTTCTCatctctctttcttctcctctccCTATTATCTCACTTAAAGTACTACTTCCTCTTTGTTCACCTCACCTTATTTTTCTCTAGAAGGAAGAGAAGTAACTCCTAAATAGGAGCAAACCCATCCTCTCAGAATTGGCAGTGTACTGTAGCATAACTATTATTATAGGAAAGTAAGCCTGTTGTAATTCACCATCCTCTCAGATAGGAAATTATGCAATAAGTTTAGACGAACTCCATTAGAACAATAAACGACTCAAGCAAtccatattaattattttaatttagtcaaagataattaatgaattaatgcatATAGTAGACCTTGATTCTTGGAGAAGTACAATAAAATCACAAAAGAACTTCTCTTTTCAATCTAATGACACTTAAGAACATGATAGTTGAGATGGAAAATATTTCATCAATATATATAAAACAAATCAAGATCATCTCAATAGAGAAAAGCCTGATTTACATTTTGGAAAAGGATACACAAGAAAGACATTGGCCGTTAGCTGTTTCAGCAGCGATGTGACCAGAGCATGTAATCAAACAAAGGTAAATGCCTAGTCCAAGAAAAGCGTAAATGAACCTGTATGTCAAAGGACATCTAAATCAGTGGTGTTTGCTATTTATTGGATATACAATCATGGATTGGATAATTTACATTTAACTAAAACAGAAGAAGATAATGTCAAAATAATATACAATCATGATTGCTTATAGAAAATGATGTCAAAATAATCTAGAACAAGAGTTCTACAAGAACATATTTTATagcataaagaaaagaaaatttccacGTTTGAAGCATATAATTTGATGGATCAATAAGCATGAaactatcttttatgagaaataTTGTTGGAAATTTTAATTCGATGTTATATCACCtggacataacatgcatgaaaataAGATGCACCATGATGGAAAACAAATATGAAAAATACATTTAAAAAAACCATTTGTTCAGTGAGCAGAAGAAAACTTTTTGAGCATTAAAAAGTTATACTGCATATATAAGGCAACAACTCATACCTCATCAAAGAAGATAGTGAGAAGAGAAAGGGTTAATCACTTCAGTCACACAATGCCAGAAAAGATGAcagaaattgaaaacaaaaatagTAATTAATATCAAATTAATCTATAATCAAAATAGCACCATGCCATAAAGAAATTTGACACTGAAAAAACATAACAACTGATAAAACCATAAAGGATAACCTGCTACTTGTGAATCCCCAAAAAACAAGTGGTAAACTTCATATGTAAATTGACaatgaaaatattatctttggccgaaagaaaagagaaaggaaTATATGAAGTGTAACATCtcgattagtctcacatcgaaagtgggcaagaccaAGATTTGATGAGTGCATTGCTATCAACTTCAATTAAAGTATTTTAACCAGTGGTTTAGATCAAACAAAGTTGATGAGCCAATTAGCTTATTAGGCTCGGGTCGTGACTATTTGGTATCAAAGTCGACCTTGTATTTGGGTATAGTGAGAGGTTTGAGTAAGAAATGACTACTTGTGGATGGAATTAGAGGACTCGTCATGGCGTGGagcccaaggtatgcaatttcgaataataccgcctggTACGAGCGGTACGTAACGGTCCGTCAGCGgacggaacgatatatatatatatatatatataacgtcgAGGCGATGCaacgtcaccttttataaaatatatatatatatatatatatatatatatatatatatatatatatatatatatatatatatatatatatatataccgagcggtataccgctcagtatacaatatcgtactgtaccgagcgaaCATCAAAactacggtacggtacgatattgcataccttggtggagccaccactgagctacgcctcacatgcactatgttaaGGTTTAATCTGAGCTATATTAGGCCTTGACGAAGATGTCAAGCTCTTGAGTGAGAGAAATTATAACATCCCGATTAGTCCTACATCAGAAGTGAGGAAGATtaatattgacttataagggtttgataagtgtactactatcaacttcagtttGAGCATTTTGGTCAATAATTtaggtcaaacgaagttgatgggCTAGTTAGCTTATCAGGCCCAGGTCGTGGcattttggtatcaaagccgacctgCACCTTGACAAGGGTGTCAAGCTCTTGAGTGGAAGAAATTATAACACATCGATTAGTCacacatcgaaagtggacaagactaaaattaacttataagagtctgataaatgtATTGCAATCAACTTCTTTTTAAGCATTTTGACCAGTGATTtaggtcaaacgaagttgataggccagttagcttaTCAAGCTGAGGTCGTGACTTGAAGCCTCAATAATAAGCATTAACTCGAAGCCATGTGAGAAAATTTATTCTTCTTGATTGCAATGATTAAAATTTCATACTGTACTGGAGTTTCGagatttgctcggtacggtacggtattgtataccgagcagtatatttcgatataccgctcggtgtatatatatatatatatatatatatatatatatatatatatatatatatatatatatatatatatatatatatatatatatctttttctgcgacgtcacctctcttctccccacgcggggccACGTCGTCGAGGTGATGTCACAGAAAAAATGAGGCGACATCgccttcacatatatatatatatatatatatatatatatatatatataaccgttttcgccgaggcgacgtcgcctctcttctcctcaTGATGTCGAGGACGCGAATAAGAAGTCACCGACAGACGAGGAGGGAGAGTGACATAGgttctcctcttctcttttctttcttccccttctcccccttctttcttctccctcggtcactgACGATAATGAGGCAAAAACAACCCCAATCAACGGTACCACCCGGTAGCGGATGGTCTATGTACCGATCTGCtggcggaccgatacgtaccacccggtacatgcagtattattcgaaattaaaaaccttgcttGATGGTTTCAAATAACATGTTTCATCCTACAAAAACCTACTAATATACCCCATGGTTCTTGATAGCAACCAATGAAAAGCTTACTCATTCTTTTCAAATAGCAGCATAAAAGAAGGAATATTTCTAtacaaatcaagatctaatataaATCAATCCAAATTCCTCACCCTTTGAAGCACATGAGGGAACAGTCTGATGTAATTAAAATAATCAACGGTACGCTAGTCAAAACAGATAAATCAGGAGGATCCATCAAAAAGACAATATGAGCAGAAAGAAGCACATTTATTTCATTCAAATTCCAGAATCGGCTTAACTCAGTGGCAACACCAGAATCCAAACTAGCTAAACAAAAAAATGAGAGCCAAACATCTGGACCTACAACTACTTAAAGCAAAATTGAGAGCCTAAAAGTCATGTTCTCCAAAGAAGAAACTGAATGGCCGGAAAAAGGTGAAGAAGAAAATCCATTTTTTGAAATAAAAGCAAATTAAACAATTCTTTGTTCCCTGGTCAACACCATCTTGAAGCACCATTATTCATCTTCTAGATTTCTTTCCATATAATCCTTTCCTCTTTTAAGGTCCCCGCTAACCAGCAATTACAACCGCATTTAATGGAACACAAACATATATTAACGAACGAACTTGATTCAAAGGAGAAGAAATCATAATGCCTAATAAGGTTATAAGGTTGACCTTTACAATCAAGCATCACTCGCCAAGTCAACATGCATCCAAACGGGAATCTGGAATTCATCTTGCCGAAACATTCGAGACGATTAAGATAAGACAAGAAGGAAAGAACCGTAGAAAACCAGGATAAGCGA belongs to Musa acuminata AAA Group cultivar baxijiao chromosome BXJ1-11, Cavendish_Baxijiao_AAA, whole genome shotgun sequence and includes:
- the LOC103970637 gene encoding tetraspanin-19 produces the protein MGWWLRSCLQSVLKLVNSVMGLAGMGVILYSLWMLRSWYKHFDGSSFAGAVSSPPWFIYAFLGLGIYLCLITCSGHIAAETANGQCLSCYMAFVFLLVMMEAALIADIFLNREWEEDFPEDPTGKFDELKNFVRSNFEMCKWIGLLVVAAQAFSIFTAMVLRALGPDSSIDYDSDDDFVPARLPLLRNEVQQTYQTAAPSLSLKIDS